One region of Cucurbita pepo subsp. pepo cultivar mu-cu-16 chromosome LG03, ASM280686v2, whole genome shotgun sequence genomic DNA includes:
- the LOC111790524 gene encoding uncharacterized protein LOC111790524 isoform X10, protein MSHKGFGYKWRYSILVNSKLRGSILALSPSSSYWLVCNPRTILSREVESDIIEGFQIHEILRWTSGLAEHEMGLFSAEWNRPFRYNCTISQPRSMLTSQADLHIDFNIIPAAHSGKPYLLTNIFRNLLVLQDIVTMVTSCLHDEYYKTNLFYSTLGSICAIPDCILRKLRELLMFTSLDCTKLELLGDGTSKSLPSKLREDLGASRRRKKGKSRKSQNPVLRACADDLSCNKFLKPQEFDKECAHKGREDIAESTTMSIMSKGNETCREISSDVSKTVHDDNTSVGKDQGTARRKKKHKSKNSCGNSRLVEIKPSVGPAVKFSSPFSSQDQVAELDNIIRKPSISSIKNDSSNNYESSTLNSSPLVPSIEPNSEYDSSQNIEVHEVSGLAKSVCQIGPGESQFPKGIIENQRLSSTLETSTSFMDCSVVPSHLPSLKLKTIVKSDVNVKGSVQTYELRDKSSLLDKLPRTIDVKEKVCLSRHQLSGDTCNTKALNSLKHSPYEWHGVASLYIPPFNSHLPPATDRLHLDVGHNWHNHFRRSFAPAMHQSRNSSVKGVCNPVMTRPVLMSLDWPPVLRSASGLASTMMSNHDIGFLTRRQSSFCQGFPTNSNQISTEDEYSGNLTDFPDLSNNQDLAEECDGNWISEEELEMHAVSGIDYNQYFGGGVMYWNPSDHHGTGFSRPPSLSSDDSSWAWREADMNRTVDDMVAFSSSYSNGLTSPTSTSFCSPSDPVGSGKQALGYVVQGSDLPNNMLHSSPTMKDTVTEEDAPRSSPNLPSDVEGKTGDSHSFPILRPIVVPSMSRERSRSEFCHGRDHKSPCIPPTRREQSRVKRPPSPVVLCVPRAPIPPPPSPVSDSRKQRGFPTVRSGSSSPRHWGVKGWYPDGTNMEEACLRIDGAEVVWPNWRNKSKSNCSTVQPLSLIAMSQIALDQEHLDVAFPLFPPTSGRSVKKESLSLIHSRLHDEIDSFCKHVAAENMAKKPYITWAVKRVTRSLQVLWPRSRTNIFGSNATGLSLPTSDVDLVVCLPPVRNLEPIKEAGILEGRNGIKETCLQHAARYLSNQEWVKSDSLKTVENTAIPIIMLVVEVPHDLIILPTSNMQSPKEESSAVSGKQDVNILNNMAGLEDSALPKCFEVNYDTSISTKSVRIDISFKTPSHTGLQTSELVKELTEQFPATIPLALVLKKFLADRSLDQSYSGGLSSYCLVLFIIRFLQHEHHLGRPINQNFGSLLMDFLYFFGYVFDPRQMRISIQGSGVYIKRERGYSIDPLHIDDPLFPMNNVGRNCFRIHQCIKAFSEAYSILERELISLHDNCDTSSDGTNKMLQKIIPSIDLS, encoded by the exons ATGTCGCATAAAGGATTTGGGTATAAATGGAGATACTCTATCCTTGTTAATAGTAAGTTGAGAGGTAGCATTCTTGCACTGTCCCCTTCGTCTTCTTACTGGTTGGTGTGTAATCCGAGAACAATCCTATCAAGGGAGGTGGAGAGCGACATAATTGAAGGGTTTCAG ATACATGAGATTCTGAGATGGACTAGTGGACTTGCGGAGCATGAGATGGGGCTCTTTAGTGCGGAATGGAATAGACCGTTTAGGTACAATTGTACTATATCTCAACCAAGGTCCATGTTAACATCCCAAGCGGACCTGCATATTGACTTCAACATAATTCCAGCTGCCCATTCTGGAAAACCTTATTTGTTAACCAACATCTTTAGAAATTTGCTTGTGCTTCAGGACATTGTTACGATGGTAACATCGTGTCTTCATGATGAATACTACAAGACTAATCTATTTTATAGCACTTTGGGTTCTATCTGCGCCATCCCTGATtgtatattaagaaaattgcGGGAACTTCTTATGTTTACTTCACTTGATTGCACAAAACTTGAACTTCTAGGAGACGGGACTAGTAAGTCATTGCCTAGTAAATTAAGAGAGGATCTAGGTGCTTCCCGTCgaaggaaaaagggaaagagcCGGAAGTCGCAGAATCCTGTGCTGAGGGCATGCGCGGATGATTTATCATGCAATAAATTTCTGAAG CCTCAGGAATTTGACAAGGAGTGTGCTCATAAAGGGAGAGAAGATATAGCAGAATCCACAACTATGTCGATTATGTCGAAGGGAAATGAGACTTGTAGAGAAATTTCATCTGATGTATCTAAAACG GTACATGACGATAACACGAGTGTTGGAAAAGATCAAGGCACTGcaaggaggaagaaaaaacaCAAGAGTAAAAACTCTTGTGGGAACAGCAGATTAGTTGAAATAAAACCTTCTGTTGGGCCAGCCGTTAAATTTTCCTCTCCTTTTAGTTCTCAGGATCAGGTAGCAGAGTTGGATAATATAATCAGAAAACCTTCCATCTCAAGTATCAAGAATGATAGTTCAAATAATTATGAGAGTTCAACATTAAACTCAAGTCCTCTAGTTCCCTCTATCGAACCTAATAGCGAGTATGACAGTAGCCAAAATATTGAAGTACATGAAGTTTCTGGGTTAGCAAAATCTGTCTGCCAAATTGGTCCTGGAGAATCTCAGTTCCCAAAAGgaataattgaaaatcaaCGCTTATCATCTACTTTGGAAACTTCTACATCTTTTATGGATTGTAGTGTAGTACCTTCTCATTTGCCTTCATTAAAGCTAAAGACTATCGTCAAAAGTGATGTTAATGTGAAGGGTTCTGTGCAAACTTACGAATTAAGAGATAAATCATCTTTGTTGGATAAGCTTCCAAGAACCATTGATGTAAAGGAGAAAGTATGCTTATCTCGACATCAGCTTAGTGGTGATACTTGTAATACTAAGGCCTTGAATTCCTTGAAACATTCTCCCTATGAATGGCATGGTGTAGCTTCTTTGTATATCCCACCATTCAATTCACATCTCCCACCTGCTACTGATAGACTACATTTAGATGTTGGTCATAATTGGCACAACCATTTCCGTCGGTCTTTTGCACCTGCAATGCATCAATCAAGAAATTCTTCTGTTAAAGGTGTTTGTAATCCAGTTATGACTCGACCAGTGTTAATGAGTCTAGATTGGCCCCCAGTCTTACGGAGTGCTTCTGGCCTGGCTTCAACAATGATGTCAAATCATGATATTGGGTTTCTTACTAGGAGACAATCTTCTTTTTGTCAGGGGTTCCCCACTAACAGCAATCAAATTAGCACGGAAGATGAGTACTCTGGTAATCTCACTGATTTTCCTGATTTGTCAAACAATCAAGATCTAGCAGAGGAGTGTGATGGAAACTGGATATCGGAGGAAGAATTGGAAATGCATGCAGTTTCTGGGATAGACTATAATCAGTATTTTGGTGGTGGTGTAATGTACTGGAACCCTTCTGATCATCATGGGACAGGGTTCTCTCGACCTCCTTCTCTGAGTTCTGATGATAGCTCATGGGCTTGGCGTGAAGCTGACATGAACAGGACTGTTGATGATATGGttgctttctcttcttcttacaGTAATGGGTTGACTTCCCCAACTTCTACttcattttgttctccttctgATCCAGTGGGTTCTGGAAAGCAGGCTCTTGGTTATGTGGTTCAAGGGTCTGATCTACCTAACAACATGCTTCATTCCTCACCAACTATGAAAGACACGGTGACAGAGGAGGATGCTCCTAGATCTTCGCCAAATTTGCCCAGTGATGTTGAAGGGAAGACAGGCGACTCACATTCATTTCCGATCTTGCGCCCTATTGTTGTTCCAAGTATGTCAAGGGAAAGATCAAGATCTGAGTTCTGCCATGGTCGTGATCATAAAAGCCCATGTATCCCTCCCACTAGGAGAGAGCAATCTCGAGTAAAGCGTCCACCATCTCCAGTAGTTCTTTGTGTTCCACGGGCGCCAATACCACCTCCACCTTCTCCTGTAAGTGATTCCAGGAAGCAGAGAGGGTTTCCAACTGTTAGATCTGGTAGCTCAAGTCCAAGGCATTGGGGTGTGAAGGGTTGGTATCCTGATGGAACTAATATGGAAGAAGCATGCTTGCGTATTGATGGTGCTGAAGTAGTATGGCCTAATTGgagaaataaaagtaaatcTAATTGCTCGACAGTTCAACCTTTATCATTAATAGCAATGTCCCAGATAGCTCTCGATCAGGAACAT CTAGATGTTGCATTTCCTCTCTTTCCACCTACTAGTGGTCGCTCTGTAAAAAAGGAATCTCTTTCTTTGATCCATAGCCGCCTACATGATGAGATCGACTCTTTCTGCAAGCAT GTTGCTGCAGAAAACATGGCTAAGAAGCCTTACATCACTTGGGCTGTTAAACGGGTCACACGGTCCCTTCAAGTCTTATGGCCCAGGTCTAGGACAAACATTTTTGGTTCAAATGCAACTGGTTTGTCCCTCCCCACGAGTGATGTGGATCTTGTGGTTTGTCTGCCTCCAGTGAGAAATTTG GAACCTATTAAAGAAGCTGGGATCTTAGAGGGACGTAATGGTATCAAGGAGACCTGCCTTCAG CATGCTGCCAGATATCTTTCCAATCAGGAATGGGTAAAAAGTGATTCTTTAAAGACGGTGGAAAATACTGCT ATACCTATTATCATGCTTGTTGTTGAAGTTCCCCATGATCTCATTATTTTGCCCACGTCAAATATGCAATCACCTAAGGAGGAATCCTCTGCTGTATCTGGAAAACAAGATGTCAACATTCTCAATAATATGGCTGGTCTAGAAGATTCTGCATTGCCAAAATGTTTTGAGGTGAATTATGATACCTCTATTAGCACCAAGTCAGTTCGCattgacatcagtttcaagacTCCATCACATACAGGACTTCAAACTTCTGAGCTG GTTAAGGAGCTGACTGAACAATTTCCAGCTACTATACCTTTGGCTTTGGTACTGAAGAAATTTTTGGCAGATCGTAGTCTTGATCAGTCCTATTCTGGCGGTTTAAGTTCTTATTGTTTG